Proteins from one Brevibacillus humidisoli genomic window:
- the lysS gene encoding lysine--tRNA ligase: MAREEDLQQEDQSEQQEQSMHELLQVRHDKMNQLRNWQIDPFGRKFAQTHHAEEIIALHGDKEKEQLAEENNAVTIAGRLMAKREMGKASFGQLLDVSGQIQIYVRKDTVGDEAYKVFELCDIGDIVGVSGTVFKTKTGELSVKANELTFLSKSLRPLPEKYHGLKDVETRYRKRYVDLIVNPEVRKTFITRSRIVSAMRRYLDDMGYLEVETPTMHAIAGGASARPFITHHNALDMQLYMRIAIELHLKRLIVGGLEKVYEIGRVYRNEGISTRHNPEFTMIELYEAYADFEDIMKLTENLIAHIAQEVLGKTVITYQGHQVDLTPPWRRVHMVDLIKEHVGIDFWQEMSDDQARQLAKEHGVTVEPHHTFGHVVNEFFEQKIEETLIQPTFVYGHPVAISPLAKKNEQDPRFTDRFELFIVAREHANAFTELNDPIDQRQRFEAQLLEKEAGNDEAHEMDEDFIEALEYGMPPTGGLGIGIDRLVMLLTDAPSIRDVLLFPLMRERAGGES, encoded by the coding sequence ATGGCACGGGAAGAAGATTTGCAGCAAGAGGACCAAAGCGAGCAGCAAGAACAGAGCATGCACGAACTTCTGCAGGTTCGTCACGACAAGATGAATCAGCTGCGCAATTGGCAGATTGATCCGTTCGGCAGAAAGTTTGCACAGACCCATCACGCTGAAGAGATTATCGCTTTGCACGGAGACAAGGAAAAAGAGCAGTTGGCGGAGGAAAACAATGCCGTGACCATTGCCGGTCGCCTGATGGCCAAGCGGGAGATGGGGAAGGCCAGTTTTGGACAACTCCTCGATGTGAGTGGACAGATTCAGATCTACGTGCGCAAAGATACGGTTGGAGATGAAGCGTACAAAGTATTTGAACTGTGCGACATTGGCGACATCGTTGGCGTGTCGGGGACTGTTTTTAAGACCAAGACGGGAGAGCTGAGCGTAAAGGCAAACGAGCTCACCTTCCTCAGCAAATCACTGCGCCCGCTTCCGGAGAAATACCACGGACTGAAAGACGTGGAAACCCGTTACCGCAAGCGTTACGTTGACCTGATTGTAAACCCTGAGGTGAGGAAAACGTTTATTACGCGCAGCCGGATTGTGTCGGCGATGCGCCGCTATTTGGACGACATGGGCTATCTGGAAGTGGAGACGCCAACTATGCACGCCATTGCCGGTGGTGCATCGGCGCGTCCGTTTATCACCCATCATAATGCGTTGGACATGCAGTTGTACATGCGCATTGCGATTGAGCTGCACTTGAAGCGGTTAATAGTCGGCGGGTTGGAAAAAGTGTATGAAATCGGTCGCGTTTATCGCAACGAGGGTATTTCCACGCGCCATAATCCTGAGTTTACAATGATCGAACTGTACGAAGCATACGCTGATTTTGAGGACATCATGAAACTGACGGAAAACCTGATCGCTCACATCGCGCAAGAGGTTTTGGGCAAGACGGTGATTACCTATCAAGGACATCAGGTTGATCTGACACCGCCATGGCGACGCGTTCACATGGTTGACTTGATCAAGGAACATGTCGGCATTGATTTCTGGCAGGAGATGTCGGATGACCAAGCGCGTCAGCTTGCCAAGGAACATGGAGTTACGGTTGAGCCGCATCATACCTTTGGCCATGTGGTGAACGAGTTCTTTGAACAGAAGATAGAAGAAACATTGATCCAGCCAACATTTGTCTACGGCCATCCTGTAGCGATTTCACCACTGGCCAAGAAAAATGAGCAAGATCCTCGTTTTACGGATCGGTTTGAATTGTTTATCGTGGCGCGAGAACACGCCAATGCCTTTACCGAGCTGAACGATCCGATCGATCAGCGTCAACGGTTTGAAGCTCAGCTGCTGGAAAAAGAGGCTGGCAACGATGAGGCGCATGAGATGGATGAGGATTTTATCGAAGCACTAGAATATGGGATGCCGCCAACCGGTGGATTGGGGATCGGCATCGATCGATTGGTGATGCTCTTGACCGACGCTCCGTCTATTCGTGACGTGCTGCTCTTCCCGCTGATGCGTGAACGTGCAGGAGGCGAATCGTAA
- the greA gene encoding transcription elongation factor GreA produces the protein MSEKEVILTPEGLAKLEQELEDLKTVKRKEVAARIKEAISYGDISENSEYEEAKNEQAFIEGRILTLEKMLRNARIITNEDVDTGMVSVGSTVRLKDLEFGDIVEYTIVGSAESDPLNNKISNESPVGQALLGKTKGAVVDVQVPAGVIKYEILDINL, from the coding sequence ATGTCGGAAAAAGAAGTTATTCTCACGCCTGAGGGCCTGGCCAAGTTGGAACAGGAACTGGAAGATCTGAAAACGGTGAAACGGAAAGAAGTAGCCGCACGGATTAAAGAAGCAATCAGCTATGGAGATATCAGCGAGAACTCGGAGTACGAAGAAGCAAAAAACGAACAGGCATTTATTGAAGGTCGAATCTTAACTCTGGAGAAAATGCTGCGCAATGCCCGCATCATCACCAACGAAGATGTCGATACCGGCATGGTCAGCGTCGGTTCCACCGTTCGTCTCAAAGATCTGGAGTTCGGAGACATCGTCGAATATACGATCGTTGGCTCGGCTGAGTCAGATCCTTTGAACAACAAGATTTCCAATGAATCTCCTGTTGGGCAGGCGCTGCTGGGCAAGACCAAAGGGGCTGTTGTCGACGTACAGGTTCCTGCTGGTGTGATCAAGTACGAGATTTTGGATATCAACCTGTAA